Proteins encoded together in one Candidatus Sulfotelmatobacter sp. window:
- the hpnC gene encoding squalene synthase HpnC — protein sequence MTQLATNNTSIALGWSRLPANYAIPQTPPTLAEARAYCAHLARTHYENFSVASWFLPARLRQHFFNVYAYCRISDDLGDEVGDPAASLELLEQWERQLDACYDATPRHPVFVALAETVLEFDIPKYEFSDLLRAFRQDQTVTRFETFNDVLAYCRYSANPVGHLVLYLCGYRDPERQQLSDFTCTALQLANFWQDVSTDYAKGRVYLPLEDLRRFNVSENDIARNQNTPAFRTLMKFEVERARDWFRQGLPLISKVERELAIDLDLFTSGGQEILNAIEKQDYAVLANRPSISKSRKLWLVTSAAMSKLFGGLGAKS from the coding sequence GTGACCCAACTTGCTACCAACAATACGTCCATCGCGCTCGGCTGGAGTCGCCTGCCCGCGAACTATGCAATCCCCCAGACCCCGCCCACGCTGGCCGAAGCCCGCGCGTACTGCGCCCATCTCGCCCGCACCCACTACGAAAACTTCTCGGTCGCCAGTTGGTTTCTTCCCGCCCGCCTGCGCCAGCATTTTTTCAATGTTTATGCCTACTGCCGCATCTCCGACGACCTCGGCGATGAAGTCGGCGACCCGGCCGCCTCGCTCGAACTGCTCGAGCAATGGGAGCGGCAACTTGACGCCTGCTACGATGCTACTCCTCGCCATCCCGTATTCGTGGCTCTCGCCGAAACCGTCCTCGAATTCGACATCCCCAAATATGAATTCTCCGACCTGCTGCGCGCCTTCCGCCAGGATCAAACAGTTACTCGCTTCGAAACTTTCAATGATGTCCTGGCCTACTGCCGCTACTCCGCCAATCCCGTCGGCCACCTCGTGCTCTATCTCTGCGGATATCGCGACCCAGAGCGCCAACAACTTTCCGATTTCACCTGCACCGCCCTGCAACTCGCCAACTTCTGGCAAGACGTAAGCACCGACTACGCCAAAGGCCGCGTCTATCTCCCTCTCGAAGACCTGCGGCGTTTCAACGTTAGCGAAAATGACATCGCGCGCAACCAGAACACGCCAGCTTTTCGCACCCTGATGAAGTTCGAAGTCGAGCGCGCCCGCGACTGGTTCAGGCAGGGCCTGCCCCTTATCAGCAAAGTCGAGCGCGAACTTGCCATTGATCTGGATCTCTTCACCAGCGGCGGCCAGGAAATTCTCAATGCCATCGAGAAACAGGACTACGCTGTGCTGGCCAATCGTCCCTCCATCTCGAAGTCTCGCAAACTGTGGCTAGTCACCAGCGCCGCGATGAGCAAACTCTTTGGCGGCCTCGGAGCCAAGTCGTGA
- a CDS encoding phytoene/squalene synthase family protein, which translates to MSVGTQQVPIPWTPAPPQLVMAYSVCKGITRTAAKNFYYAFLVLPRRKREALCAVYAFMRRCDDIADDPAIPLQDRRQKLDAWLDALHRAQQGQPTDDAILLALTDAQRRFSIPAGLLDELAVGTAMDVPMHVVSDNDEAETPNAAAPGLAVQYKTFEDLRLYCYRVASVVGLVCIHVFGYRDPAAEPLAERCGLAFQLTNIIRDVKEDAAMGRVYLPEEDLSKFKLTAAELFAAPDPARFRPVLALEANRAREFYASGIDLIPYISEDSQPALWVLVTIYSRLLERIAEKQYDVFTAKVTLSTWEKSRILAKGFVKRLL; encoded by the coding sequence GTGAGCGTGGGCACCCAGCAGGTTCCCATTCCCTGGACGCCCGCTCCGCCGCAGCTCGTCATGGCGTACTCCGTCTGCAAAGGCATCACCCGTACGGCGGCGAAAAACTTCTACTACGCCTTCCTCGTTCTCCCGCGCCGCAAACGCGAAGCCCTCTGTGCCGTCTATGCCTTCATGCGCCGCTGCGACGATATCGCCGACGATCCTGCGATACCTCTACAGGATCGACGCCAGAAACTTGACGCGTGGCTCGACGCCCTGCACCGCGCCCAGCAAGGGCAACCCACCGACGACGCTATTCTGCTCGCCCTCACCGACGCCCAGCGCCGTTTCTCCATCCCCGCCGGATTGCTCGACGAACTTGCCGTGGGCACCGCCATGGACGTTCCCATGCACGTCGTCTCGGACAACGATGAAGCTGAAACCCCAAACGCCGCTGCTCCCGGCCTCGCCGTTCAATACAAAACTTTCGAAGATCTTCGTCTGTATTGCTATCGCGTTGCGTCGGTCGTCGGCCTGGTGTGCATTCACGTTTTCGGATATCGCGATCCCGCCGCCGAACCTCTCGCCGAACGCTGCGGACTCGCTTTCCAGCTCACCAACATCATTCGCGACGTAAAAGAAGATGCCGCCATGGGCCGCGTCTATCTGCCTGAAGAAGATCTATCGAAATTCAAGCTTACCGCCGCCGAGCTTTTTGCCGCGCCCGATCCCGCGCGCTTCCGGCCCGTGCTCGCGCTCGAAGCCAATCGCGCTCGCGAGTTCTACGCCTCCGGTATCGATCTGATCCCCTATATTTCCGAAGACAGCCAGCCCGCGCTCTGGGTGTTAGTAACCATTTACAGCCGGCTGCTCGAACGCATCGCCGAAAAACAATACGACGTCTTCACCGCCAAAGTAACTCTCAGCACCTGGGAAAAATCCCGTATCCTAGCGAAAGGCTTCGTGAAGCGCTTGTTGTGA
- the hpnE gene encoding hydroxysqualene dehydroxylase HpnE, which produces MPTQPTVAIAGGGLAGLAAACALSDSGFRVTLFEKRPFLGGRASSWEHPGTGEVVDNCQHVLFRVCTNLIEFYERIGVADQIRWYDQMTFIEPGGRISVMKSSPLPAPLHTAPSFLRFQFLSAVDKLAIARALIPLTRTAQRDTGQSFQHWLDHHGQTKRAVERFWRPILVSALSEELDLISISAAAQVVRESMKSPAARQMGVPTVPLTDLYNRAGDYIRARGGTLHFRQPVEGFWTDGSRIQLQLRNEVEAERKKSTEGAPSSPRSLREGADFDFLVLALPFDALEKVLPKTSEAAPLREQLSHFETAPITGIHLWFDRQITDLDHAVLLDRTIQWMFHKSRLQPMRAQSGDERDGSYIELVVSSSKTLIDKSRTEIVDLALAEVREFFPGARDARLIKSTVIKEVNATFSPRPGIDAHRPAATAWPRIFLAGDWTATGWPATMEGAVRSGYLAAEAIAHAAGRNDSRFLSPDMPATGFMRLFS; this is translated from the coding sequence ATGCCCACCCAACCCACAGTCGCCATCGCCGGAGGCGGACTAGCCGGACTCGCCGCCGCCTGCGCCTTGTCTGATTCCGGTTTCCGCGTCACGCTCTTTGAGAAGCGCCCTTTTCTCGGTGGCCGCGCTTCGTCGTGGGAGCATCCCGGCACCGGCGAAGTCGTGGACAACTGCCAGCACGTCCTGTTCCGCGTCTGCACAAATCTGATCGAGTTCTACGAGCGCATCGGCGTCGCCGACCAAATCCGCTGGTATGACCAGATGACGTTCATCGAACCCGGCGGCCGCATTTCAGTAATGAAATCCTCGCCGCTCCCCGCCCCGCTGCACACTGCTCCGTCATTCCTGCGATTTCAATTCCTCAGCGCCGTCGACAAGCTCGCCATCGCCCGCGCCCTCATCCCGCTCACGCGCACCGCTCAACGCGACACCGGGCAATCCTTCCAGCACTGGCTCGATCATCACGGCCAAACCAAGCGAGCCGTCGAGCGCTTCTGGCGCCCCATCCTGGTCAGCGCCCTGAGCGAAGAACTCGATCTGATTTCTATCTCCGCCGCGGCCCAGGTCGTCCGCGAGTCCATGAAATCTCCCGCCGCTCGCCAGATGGGCGTGCCCACCGTCCCCCTCACCGACCTCTACAACCGCGCCGGAGACTACATCCGCGCCCGCGGCGGTACACTGCACTTCCGCCAACCAGTGGAAGGATTCTGGACAGACGGATCCCGCATCCAGCTACAACTCCGAAATGAAGTAGAGGCTGAAAGAAAAAAAAGTACCGAGGGTGCCCCGTCCTCGCCGCGTTCTTTGCGGGAGGGCGCGGATTTTGACTTCCTCGTTCTAGCGCTCCCTTTCGATGCGCTAGAGAAAGTTCTTCCGAAAACATCCGAGGCCGCACCCCTCCGCGAGCAACTCAGCCATTTCGAAACCGCGCCCATCACCGGCATCCACCTCTGGTTCGACCGCCAGATCACAGATCTCGACCATGCCGTCCTCCTCGATCGCACCATCCAATGGATGTTCCACAAATCCCGTCTGCAACCCATGCGCGCGCAATCGGGCGACGAACGCGATGGGAGCTATATCGAACTCGTCGTCAGCTCCTCAAAAACGCTGATCGACAAATCCCGTACCGAAATCGTCGACCTTGCGCTCGCCGAAGTCCGCGAATTCTTCCCTGGCGCACGCGATGCCAGGCTCATAAAATCTACCGTCATCAAAGAAGTCAACGCCACGTTCTCTCCGCGTCCTGGCATCGACGCCCACCGCCCCGCCGCCACGGCCTGGCCGCGCATCTTCCTGGCCGGCGACTGGACCGCCACCGGCTGGCCCGCCACCATGGAAGGCGCCGTCCGCAGCGGCTATCTCGCCGCCGAAGCTATTGCCCACGCCGCCGGTCGGAACGATTCCCGTTTCCTTTCCCCGGATATGCCCGCGACGGGTTTCATGCGCCTGTTCTCTTGA
- a CDS encoding DoxX family protein, producing the protein MKAPFLIGRILFGGYFLYNGINHLRQAKSMAPYAESKGVPQGELAVKLSAIPLIAGGASLLLGVKPRLGAIAILGFLAGVSPVMHDFWHSEDPEQRMNDMINFTKNLALAGGALALLGVDEPWEASVPLSQPTIADKARKLGRKFAA; encoded by the coding sequence ATGAAAGCTCCATTCCTGATCGGTCGCATCCTCTTCGGCGGCTACTTCCTTTATAACGGCATCAATCACCTGCGCCAAGCTAAGTCCATGGCGCCCTACGCCGAGTCCAAGGGCGTGCCCCAAGGTGAACTGGCGGTAAAACTTTCGGCGATCCCGCTGATCGCCGGCGGCGCCAGCCTTTTGCTCGGCGTGAAACCGCGGCTCGGTGCAATCGCCATCCTCGGCTTCCTCGCCGGAGTTTCTCCCGTGATGCACGATTTCTGGCACAGCGAAGACCCCGAGCAGCGCATGAACGACATGATCAATTTCACCAAGAACCTGGCTTTGGCCGGAGGAGCACTCGCCCTGCTCGGCGTCGACGAACCATGGGAGGCCAGTGTTCCTCTGAGCCAGCCGACCATTGCAGACAAGGCCCGCAAGCTCGGGCGCAAATTTGCCGCCTAA